The genomic DNA AAGGACACTCGGGAACCAGGGCAAAGACAGGGCTACAGAGGCATGTGGAGCTGGTACTGTCTCTGGAACTTTAATCACAATAAAGTTTGGCAAGGAATGTGTGCTTGTACTTACATTCAGAGGCATTGTGGCCTTTAATTCCTTATGGTTACTGTGGCCAGCACCAAGGGATCCTGCCCACTCCATGTCCCAGATCCAAGggttacctttctttttttttttttttttgagatggagtctcactgtcacccaggctggagtgcagtggcacgatctccactcactgcaacctccgcctcctgggttcaagcaattctcctgcctcagcctcccaagtagctgggattacaagcagcccaccatcacacccggctaatttttatatttttagtggagacggggtttcaccatgttggccaggctggtcttgaactcctgacctcaggtgatccacccgtctcagcctcccaaagtgctgggattacaggcgtgagctaccacacccggcctacctTTCTTTCAGTGTCCACTTAACTCCATTGGTTCAGAGGCACTCAGTGTATCAGCTGAAAGGGAATTGGTATGTGTCCTGTGCAAAGTACTAGTGCTATTGAGGATAGGCTTATCCAAAAATTGGACTTGGGGCTGGGGAGGTACATTTTCTAGTTCCAGCAATGTGATTTTGTTGAGGGCTCCCCTAGGAAACAGCAGGAATCTTGGCACGTAGAGGGTCTGTTGTGGCCCCTGCTTTGTCCAGTACCGGCCCAAGTTAAACCCATTGATCCAAACTTGGCCCTGGGGAATAGGGAGCAGGaaagaggggaaaagaaagggTCATCTCTCCAGGGGTAGAATCATACCCTTTTGGGTTTCTAATCAGAGGATACTTTCTGCTCCCCtcctgtgatttttctcttttaccttcCTGCTACCCAAACCACCACCATTAGCAGTACCTTGGTCCATCCAGGTAGATGTAGAAATGTGTCCCCAACTGAGCCTAAAATTGGAAATGTTTTGGAGTAGAATGTGGGGCCAGAAGGAGCTTGAGGATATGGCCATTTTGGCAACTGGAGGGGAAACCACCACTTTACAAGGTTATCAATTTTCAGAGGGAACATCATCCACTGGGTAAGGATTGTTTGCCCCAGAATTGGTGGCTCCAACAGGCCCTGtagggaaggaaaatgaaaagtcaTCATTCACTAAGCTTTGAGGCCAAGCTATCCTTAATCAAGCCCTGGGATGTAACTAGACAAAGCTAGCTCACCTTGAAGTCACTGCTGTTAGACCCAAAACTGAGCCTCCCCATATTCTCCACCAAGATATCCAGTTTGGACCCCACTTTCCCCGTCAAAAGTAGTTTGTCTCTCATATTTCGCTCCAAAACACCCTGGAACACCTATGGATAGGAGATAGGATAGGAGCAAGGCTCAGCATTAGCTCTTAGCCACTGCATGGGAGACCACATTAGGATACTTATTTGGAGGGCAGAGAGAATGTAGCCATCTCTCACCCATCTATTCTAGAACTCTATCCTTAATCAAACTCTTCCTCATCCCAGCTTATCCCTGGAACCCTCTGCAAATCAGAGCAGGCAGATGGAAAAGTGTAAATATGGGGAACTTAAGGCTAATGCTTCCTGGGGAAGGGAGGAGTTTGGGGCTTACGGCCTGGAATTAGGTTCTCACCCCATCCACCATCACATAGGCACGGTCATGGACTCCATTATTTGGCACCCAGAATGGTGTTGGTTCAAAAATGGTATGTGTCATATAGGTTCGGTACAACATGAAGCCATGGTCCTGGGTATGGAAGAATGAGTACTTCAGACAAACAGAAATAGGACACTGTGACTATAGCCAAGGAACTTTTGTCTGTAGCTGTTGAGAGAGGTTGTCTTCTCCACTAGATGTGGGTTTATGCCTTACCTGCTTGACAGCCTCAAAGGTCATTGGCAAGATTGAACGAATGGGCCCACCAGGGCATAACAAGTCTAGGAAAGCCAGCAAATGCCCAACCTATTAGAATAAGGGAGAAGAATCAGAATATCAGGGAAGTTTCTGGATAGAGGACAAGAAAGAATAGGCTAGCTAGAAAAAATAGGTGTGGTATTAGAGAAAAGATGTGGAGGAACTTACCAGGTGCAGAGTCAAAGGTCCAAGCATCATCTTGGGGCTGGGGGGAGGTAAAGGTCCCAAAGGAACTTCCTGGAACTGAGCCCAAATTCTCTCAGGAGCCATAGGAAAACCACAGAAAACAATACCTATTCCAAGACTCTAGGGCAAAGTTCCTAACCTGGGGCCCAGGGAAGAGCTTCAGGGGTCATGGAGGCTCAGTAATTTTGCACACCTGTGTGTCTTCACACATATTTCCATTTGGGTGAATGGGAAATGCTTCAGTGGGATGCTCAGagggctctgtggcccagacaaTAACCACCAATTTATGGGATCCCTTTACAATGTGGGCACTCCCTTCTTCCAAATTAATAAAAGCCTTTGGAGCTTAATGAAGTGGTAGGGTACCTTGCTGATGACATCTCGAAGAGCAAAAAGCTTAGGTGTGGGGTCCCCTGCTTCAGATATAGGTGCATCATAGTCATAGCTGGTAGTAATTGAAAGGAAGCGTCCCTTCTTATCGGCACCTGAAGTTGAGCCAATTTAATTCAACATCTATTTCAGATGACAGGCACTACTAAGCATGCTTCATGCAGAGAATTTTGCCATCAGAGGGGGCAGTGGTGGCCATATTCAGCTTCTAGACATCGTAATCCACCTGGCCCTTAGATTCTAATTCCTTCTTACCTCCCTGCTTCCATCCCAGGGACCATCTGGACTCACCATTCCAATATCCAAAGTTGGTACCTCCATGGAACATGTACCTGAAGTGAGAGAGGGTGGGGGAACAGGTAAAAGCTGACTCACTGAATCTTAACTTTCATCCCCAACTCCCAGCTACAGATTCATATTGCCCCCAGTGTCTTTACTTACATGTTCACACTGGCTCCCAACTTGAGCATGTTCTCTAGTCCTTTGGTTACAGCTGACACAGACCGTGTGGAGTGATTCTGGCCCCAGTAATCCAGCCAGCCTGTGTAGTACTCAGAGTTTACCTAGAGTGTGAAATGAAAGAAGCTGTGAGTGAGATGGAACTAAGCTGGACCCATTCCTATCCCTGATTCCCTGATTCCCCTCTGGCCCCTCACCAATGGCCCATGGGGTTCATACTTCCGAAGCAGGGTAAAGATTTTGGTCATGTTGTCAGCTGTGAAaaggaggcaaaagaaaaagataaataccGTGGAAGAGGTGTCCCTTCCCCAGACTCCACTCCCAGCCCTTGCTTGAGACCTGGGCCAAAATCTACAGTGGTATAGAGTCCCTGGAGGGAGCCACACTTGAGTCCTTCAGGCCCATCTGTGGTGAAGAGCAAGATCTTTTCTCCTAGTAGTGCACGGAAGAGTCCAGCCAAGTGCCTCATGTAACTGAAGTCACAGGCTCCATAGCTACCGTATTCATTCTCCACCTGCCAGAGGGGAGGGAAAGTGGAACCCAGCTATGGGATTGAGGTCAAGGACCCCTTGTACCTCTTTCCCCTGCCCCAGTCACTTCCCCTTTGTACCTGAATGCTAATGATGTTGCCCCCATTGTGGTAAAGCCATGGATATAACTTGGGCAGCAAGACCTTGAACCAGGAGTCTACAGCGGCAAGGAAGTCTAAAAGAAGAGCAGAGCTTCTGCGTTAGGGGCTACCATCACACTTGCTCACCACTAAATATGGGAAGCAATGACTCTTGTCAAGAAATTCCTAACCCTAAGCACCTTGTATATTTGCCTGTCAATGAAATTTGAACATAGGAAACCTTAAAGTagtgtctcttaaaaacaaatgtaggctgggcatggttgctcatgcctgtaatcccaacactgggagaccgaggcgggcggatcacgagatcaggagttcaagaccagcctggccaacatagtgaaaccccgtctctactaaaaatacaacaaaaaattagccgggtgtggtcgtgggcacctgtaatcccggctactctggaggctgaggcaggagaatcacttgaacccgggaggtggaggttgcagtgagcattgcaccactgcactccagcctgggtgacagagtgagactccgtctcaaaaaaaaaaaaaaaaaaaagtaagatgctTATGTGAATTTAATGGtatctacacaaaaaataaacataagaaaaatgttaaatacataGCCTAGAGCTATTATTATATAATCAACTTATACCTGAGATTGGTACAAAGTATGGGAATTCACAGAAATGTAGAATGATGTAACTGATAATGCAGGTGATTTAAATAAGcaattaaaacattattatataaGTTGAGTATCCTtactctgaaatttaaaatgctccaaaatttgaaatttttgacCATCAACATGATactacaagtggaaaattccatatCTGACCTTTAACTTCTGATGGTTCAATGTGCACAAACTTTGCTTCATgcacacaataatttaaaatattctattcctggctgagtgtggtggctcacacctgcaatcccagcactctgggactctgaggcaggtggatcacttgagcccaggagtttgagaccagtgggacaacatggtgaaaccctgtctcttaaaaaaaaaaaaaaaaaaaagacatggcctggcatggtggcttatgcctggaatcccagtattttgggaggctgaggtggatggatcacctgaggtcaggagtttgagaccagcctggccaaaatggcaaaatgccatctctactaaaaatacaaaagttggctgggcatggtgggcatgcacctgtagccccagccactcaggaggctgagacaagagaattgcttaaatctgggaggcagaggctgttgTGAGATTACctcatgccaccgcactctaccctgggtgacaaagcaagactccatctcaaaaagataaaataataaaacataaaataaaatattgtattccCTAGCAAGGAAGGAGGATAAAATACATTggtaaggctgggcgcagtggctcatgcctgtaatcccagcactttgggaggctgaggcaggcagatcacaaggtcaacagattgaggccatcctggccaacatggtgaaaccctgtctctactaaaaatacaaaaaaattagctgggcgtggtggcgtgtgcctgtaatcccagctactcaggaggctgaggcaggacaatcacttgaacccgggaggcagaggttgcagtgagctgacactgtaccactgcactccatcctgggcaacaagagtgaaactccatctcaaaacaaacaaaaatggtggTATATGGGGAGCCTAAAATATAGAGggagtggccaggtgtggtggctcatgcctgtaattccagcactttcggaggccaaggcgggggtggatgacctgaagtcaggagtttgagaccctcctggccaacatggcaaaacctgtctctactaaaaacacaaacaattagccgggcaaggtagtaagtgcctgcaatcccagttactcgggaggctgaggcaggagaatcacttgaaactggcaGTCGGAGATTGCAGAGAGCCAGGGTCACGTGACtgcactctgggcaacagagcaagactctgtctcaaaaaaaataaaaatgttatatatatgtgtgtgtgtgtatgtatatacacacatatatacatatatatatgtatgtatagagaGAGCAAAGAGAAACCAGGAAGGCCTCCCCAAGGTGACTTCTGCAGGAAGCTTGTGATGAAGGAGTACCACATGCAAAGGCCTCAAAGCCCAAGGCCTGGTAGGTCTGAAGAACAGCAATGAGGCcactgtggctggagcagagtgaacaTGGGGGAGAAGAGCAATAATGTCGAGGAGGTGACTGGGGTCAATTGCGTAGGACCTACCACATTAAGGAATTTATGGTTCATATTCAGAATGAGATGAGAATCTACTGGAGAGGTTTAAGCAGAGAAATGACAAGATCTGAGATGTATCTTTAAACTTATATTTGAACAGGATCACACTGGCTGCTCTACTGAGAACAGATTGTATGGGAGAGAGGGCAAACAAGGGAAACCAGTTAGGAAGCTATAAAATAAGCCAGCTGAGAGAGATGGTTTGGACCAGGGTGGAGGCAATGGTGGTGATAAAAAGCACTTAAATTTAATGTTTGTGATGATACAGCTGAtaggattttctatttttttgagacaaagtctcttcgatctgtcacccaggctggagtgtagttgctccatctcaactcactgcaacctccgatccctgggcccaagcaattctcctgcctcagcctcccaagtagctgggattacaggcgcccaccacctcgcccagctgattttttgtatttttagtagagatggcattttgctgtgttggccaggtgggtctcaaactcctgacctcaggtcatccgcccgcctcggcctccaaaagtgctgggattacaggcatgagccaccgcccccagccattttttgtttttttttttttaaatcagtttcttCCACTATATTATAAGCTCTACAGCACAAGGATGGGGGTCTGTCTGGTCCCCCAGTTTCTAGCATCCTGCTGGGTATGACGGAAACACTTGGTAAATGAATGATGACCTCCAATTTGGGAATGGTGTCTTCTGCTTTTGGCACCCAAATGGCCCTTTTTACTTACTTGCCTCTGTGTTATATCTTTTGTCTCAACTCACCTGGATCTGAGGTTCTCAGATGAATTTCAGGTTTTCGAAGCAACCAGGATGGGAGACCCCCCTGAGACAAACATAAAGAGAACAAAGAAGCATGTAGGTTTTGTTTTGGGGTGTGGTGGGGAAGGTAGGAAGGGAAGGAATTGAGTATAGTGCTGGAAATGGCCCTAGGGTGTGGGCAGATGGGAATAGTCTAGGAACTGCACAAGCATAACTGGTTCTAACCCTTCTCCAGCTAACTCACCATCTCCCACTCTGCACAGATGTAAGGTCCTGGTCTCAGTATGACCAAAAGGTTCGCTAGAGCTGCCTCATTCAGAAAGGCAATGAGGTCCCGGCTGCCATTAAAGTTATAGACCCCAGGCTGTGGCTCGTGGTAGTTCCAGGGCACATAACTGAGAAAGGAAAAGGTTAATAGGGCCCAAGGTGGAGAGACGCCAGGGAGGCCTAAGGGCTCAGGCCTTGCAGGGAATCTCCAGGAAGCAGTTGGAAGGAGGTCCTGGCCTGCTCTTTCCCACCCTTGGCCTAGGAGTCCTGGCAGTCTTCCTGTCCCGACCTCCTTTCTAAGGGGGCTGTAGAAAGAGTAGATACCATCCCTCCACAGCTCTTGCGAGCACTTCTTACAACTGTATGGCGTTGAGGCCGCTCCATCGCATCTTCAAAAGCCGGTCGGCCCAAAGCACCCGCGGTACCCGAAAGTAGTGCAGGCTGCCCGATACATAGCGGAACGGGGCCCCGTCTAGGAGAAACCTGTCCTGATCCCGATCCACTACGAACGACCGACTGTCTGCCTACAAAGAGAAAGAGACGCTGCTCAGCAGAGGCCTGGGTCGAGGGTCAGCGCCTGTCAAGAGCGGAGGAGATGGAACTACCCCTGCGGGTTGTTTGGCTGTTACTTTGGACTTTCTCTCATCCGCTGGATCTGATCCCGCGTCACCTCACCCGGCCGGCTGGTTCGCCGCCTCATCTTACCTGGGGCAGCAGTAGCGTCAGGCTGAGCGGCAGCAGCAGGGAGCGAAGGCAGGACAGCTTCTTGGGAGCCATGGCGCTTACAGCGCTCCTCTAGACTGAGACGGCGGACAGACCGTCACGTGTCGGATTCCTGGGAGGGAACCTCAGCGAGCAAGGGGGCGGAGATCACCTCAAGTTGCCAGGCGGTTAGCCTGGACTTCCTCTCCAGCCTGCAGCCACCCCCTTACT from Piliocolobus tephrosceles isolate RC106 chromosome 11, ASM277652v3, whole genome shotgun sequence includes the following:
- the GLB1L gene encoding beta-galactosidase-1-like protein isoform X2; the encoded protein is MAPKKLSCLRSLLLPLSLTLLLPQADSRSFVVDRDQDRFLLDGAPFRYVSGSLHYFRVPRVLWADRLLKMRWSGLNAIQFYVPWNYHEPQPGVYNFNGSRDLIAFLNEAALANLLVILRPGPYICAEWEMGGLPSWLLRKPEIHLRTSDPADNMTKIFTLLRKYEPHGPLVNSEYYTGWLDYWGQNHSTRSVSAVTKGLENMLKLGASVNMYMFHGGTNFGYWNGADKKGRFLSITTSYDYDAPISEAGDPTPKLFALRDVISKFQEVPLGPLPPPSPKMMLGPLTLHLVGHLLAFLDLLCPGGPIRSILPMTFEAVKQDHGFMLYRTYMTHTIFEPTPFWVPNNGVHDRAYVMVDGVFQGVLERNMRDKLLLTGKVGSKLDILVENMGRLSFGSNSSDFKGLLEPPILGQTILTQWMMFPLKIDNLVKWWFPLQLPKWPYPQAPSGPTFYSKTFPILGSVGDTFLHLPGWTKGQVWINGFNLGRYWTKQGPQQTLYVPRFLLFPRGALNKITLLELENVPPQPQVQFLDKPILNSTSTLHRTHTNSLSADTLSASEPMELSGH
- the GLB1L gene encoding beta-galactosidase-1-like protein isoform X1 — protein: MAPKKLSCLRSLLLPLSLTLLLPQADSRSFVVDRDQDRFLLDGAPFRYVSGSLHYFRVPRVLWADRLLKMRWSGLNAIQFYVPWNYHEPQPGVYNFNGSRDLIAFLNEAALANLLVILRPGPYICAEWEMGGLPSWLLRKPEIHLRTSDPDFLAAVDSWFKVLLPKLYPWLYHNGGNIISIQVENEYGSYGACDFSYMRHLAGLFRALLGEKILLFTTDGPEGLKCGSLQGLYTTVDFGPADNMTKIFTLLRKYEPHGPLVNSEYYTGWLDYWGQNHSTRSVSAVTKGLENMLKLGASVNMYMFHGGTNFGYWNGADKKGRFLSITTSYDYDAPISEAGDPTPKLFALRDVISKFQEVPLGPLPPPSPKMMLGPLTLHLVGHLLAFLDLLCPGGPIRSILPMTFEAVKQDHGFMLYRTYMTHTIFEPTPFWVPNNGVHDRAYVMVDGVFQGVLERNMRDKLLLTGKVGSKLDILVENMGRLSFGSNSSDFKGLLEPPILGQTILTQWMMFPLKIDNLVKWWFPLQLPKWPYPQAPSGPTFYSKTFPILGSVGDTFLHLPGWTKGQVWINGFNLGRYWTKQGPQQTLYVPRFLLFPRGALNKITLLELENVPPQPQVQFLDKPILNSTSTLHRTHTNSLSADTLSASEPMELSGH
- the GLB1L gene encoding beta-galactosidase-1-like protein isoform X3; amino-acid sequence: MERPQRHTVGGLPSWLLRKPEIHLRTSDPDFLAAVDSWFKVLLPKLYPWLYHNGGNIISIQVENEYGSYGACDFSYMRHLAGLFRALLGEKILLFTTDGPEGLKCGSLQGLYTTVDFGPADNMTKIFTLLRKYEPHGPLVNSEYYTGWLDYWGQNHSTRSVSAVTKGLENMLKLGASVNMYMFHGGTNFGYWNGADKKGRFLSITTSYDYDAPISEAGDPTPKLFALRDVISKFQEVPLGPLPPPSPKMMLGPLTLHLVGHLLAFLDLLCPGGPIRSILPMTFEAVKQDHGFMLYRTYMTHTIFEPTPFWVPNNGVHDRAYVMVDGVFQGVLERNMRDKLLLTGKVGSKLDILVENMGRLSFGSNSSDFKGLLEPPILGQTILTQWMMFPLKIDNLVKWWFPLQLPKWPYPQAPSGPTFYSKTFPILGSVGDTFLHLPGWTKGQVWINGFNLGRYWTKQGPQQTLYVPRFLLFPRGALNKITLLELENVPPQPQVQFLDKPILNSTSTLHRTHTNSLSADTLSASEPMELSGH